The nucleotide window GTGTGTTGAAGCTTAAGAGGGCTATGTGACAAAAGAAGGGCTAGTTAGCCAGTTGGAGTGCAGACTGTATAGACTCCACCCTCTATGTCATAAAGAAACATCGAAGGTATCATTGCATGATACCTGTGATATCACTGAGCAGAGATGTATCGTGAgcagactgcctttttttttttttttttttttttttgtaaagaatagATGACTGGCTACAATGTAAAGGATAGACTATAAGGGAGAGCAGACCTGGAGAAGAAGGACTACTATAGTAATTCAGATGACTGACAAGGTAATCAACAAGAACAGAATAAAGTTGACAGCTACCAGAGGGTGAATCAACTGGATTTGCATCTGCAAACACTTTGAAAACCaacttttaacttattttcagcATTTGCCTGGAGATGACCCTCTACCTGGAGAAGTGGAGTTTGGTGCAAATGATTCCCTATGTCCTCCTCCATCTTGTAAGGATTCTTGCTGTTAGGCTAATCAACTTAGAGGTGCCGTAACTTTTAGAGGTATGACCTGGCAACTTAGTTACCATTTGCAACACCTTCTCTCTATGGAGAACGCCATTACAAGTTGGTGGCCAACTGGGTTCTGGCCATTATTACACAGCCTAAGCAGATGTGCGTCATAAATATTCATCTGTGTTAAGAGTAAACAGAAAGAATACTATAGTGCTCTCCAAACTAAAATCCACagaacatcaccaccaccattgtTGTTTCATACCTGGAAGTACTTGGGGAAGCCATCCCTATCATTTTTCTTGTAAAACCTTTTTGGGTCCATGCTAGCTCTCATCTTCAGTGTTTTGAGATCATTTTTAAGTTCATCTGTCAATTCTGGAGCTTTCATACCAAACCAGCCATCACCCGCTGATTTTTGTCGTTctttctgaaattcagatttcaagAACAATTAAACTGAAAATTCTGACCTTAATAAGCAGTGTATAAACTATACCTCATTCCCTCCAAAATTATATATAGAGAAtttcatgaattaaaaacaaaagaggttacTTTACAGAATATATTAGTCCTCAGATTCACCtttcataaaagaaattgaatcacaaGTGTTTACTTTGGTAAATTAGGCACAGTATTATCAGTTTCATAAATGAGGgttccttaaaatttattttgtgtcttaGTAAGAATTGCTGATTTGCCGGAGAATAACCCACACCTTTAATCTTTATTCTGTAATCTGGCCTACACAAGAGATAgtgtataaaaacattttcacttcTGGAGCTTGTATgttaacattaacatttttattcagtcACCCAGGTGACTCAAAGTCACTTAGTCTGACCAGTCCAGAAATTTatgttatttctaaaattaaaaaaaaaaaaaaaaaaaaaaaaaaaaggattctattCTTTGAGAAACTCCCAGCAAGTTAtttacctaattttatttttcattcatacaACATTATGGAGTGTCTACCACATGCCCGTAATGCTCCATCTTAGTGCTGAGACATTACCAGGGAACAGCCTCAAATTTCCTTCAAGCTCCCTTGATAACTTTACCCTTATTAGTTGAAATGGCAGATGGAAACAATCCCGtatttttacaaaagaaactagtttgttaggggtgcctgggtggcttagtcggttgagcatctgatttcacctcaggtcatgatctcacggcttgtgagtttaagccctgtgtcgggctttgcgctgacagctcggatacctgcttcagattctgtctccatctctctctgcacctcccctctgtttgtgcactctctctctctttctctaatataaacttgaaaaaaattaaaagtaaatagttTCCTACCCTCTCAGTGGGCAGACTACAGagacctgggtttttttttacattaagttCCCTACGACAGCTTACAACAGAGCTCTTAACTCTTTGTGAACAGTACCTATAAACCAAGAGGTGTGGACAGTAACCTTATATGCTGGCTGTctaaggaaggggaaaaaaagattttcaccAAGTGAAAATCTATATAAAACGTGTTTATGAAACTGTATTTTATGGGCCCTTAAATTTTTGTGACAACTTtctttgcaaatacatttttttttaagattttatttttcttacataatctctacacccattatggggctagaactcacaaccctgagatcaagagtcacgtgctttactgactgagccagccaggtgccccaaaaatacaTATCTTTAAGTTACACAACCATGGTGTATAAGCTGAATATATATAGTCAAACGCACCTAAACATTCTAAATAATGAGAGCCACTATACTTACTCTGCGTTTTTTCTGAAGTTGATACTTTGATTCACTATACGGTGGGACACAGtagtttttttcaaaatcagGAGTAATGATGGTTTTCTGCAAAAGctgcaaaaatattaaattggttttaaaaatatcagaatatcATATAATCTTTTCCAACATCTTTTACCTTCTAAGCAAAACATCTCCCACACTGAAGACTACTCCAAATATATTAGCCCTCTTTATATATAACCATACTACTGCAAAGTTGTTTCAGTCCTTAAGTTTGTAAATTCTATTACAATAAAAATGCTTTAGAAAGCAAACTGAAGGATTATTTTAGGAAActtcatcttaaatttctttttctaaactaaATCAGCACACATCAGATTTACATTAATTTGTCTAACTTGTTTTCATGGATTTGCAACCAGCCACTTGCACCAAACTGGAAAATAAAGtcaacaagaaaaatcccataaCAGCTCTTGAAATCTctgaaaaaaacaagcaaaaaaaccctAGCCTTTAGTAAGTTCTTTTGATGTTGGTAAAACAGCTTCCTCTGATCTGAGGAGTTGATATTAAGTACAGTGATATAAATCTGATTAAACAACACCCACTTTTTTATATCAACGAAATCATCCTCTCGATAAATCTGCTTTGTACAATTCAACAACATATCTCAGACACTCTTTTAACATCAATTCACACATAGATCAACTTCATACTTTTTAATAGCTGTTACGCACTataatttttcttccaatatttaaGTGTCCATCAAACCTTTTCCCACTTAAACACTATAAACATCATCTCTACACACATATGATTATTTCTGTAAGATTCTAAGTTTTGACAGGTACTGCTAAATTGCCTTGTATTCAAGTAAGGTTAAATCCTACCAACGGTTAATCAGTGCCTTTTTCTTTACATTGCTACCAACACTTGGTGTTTTTGTGTGTCGTTAGTGGTGCCTTATGGCTGTTTCCATTTGCTGTTGATcatctttttgtgtatttattagtTATATACAAGTCTTCTGTGGGAGATGCCTGTACTTTTGGGGGTTCTTTTTCAGAGGTTCTTCTGCATTTTTTGTTTGCATACGATAAACAAATATTGTCATAATACTATTTATGTTACTAAAAAGTGCTTCAGGGTAATTAGTCCTCTCCCATAGTGTAAGAACTAAAGAAGACTGCTCCTGAGCCCTCAAAATAGTTCACAGAAATATTAATTTGGTcaataatatttgaaattaatcaATTCAGAAATCCTCAATTCAGGTTCAGGCGTAGGAGTTTCTGGATAGTAGAGTAGCAGTCTAGACTTTCCTTTCACTCAGAAATGAGAGCATGACATTTATTTAGCAGATTGTTAGGAGCTTGTTGTGTATCAAGTACTatagtgtgagtgagtgagtgagcgagtgagtgagtgtgtgtgtgtgtgtgtgcatgcgtgtagaGAGAGGTTGGGGGGTGGATGCCACTGACCagtagtgggtagaggccagggatgccgctaCATATACTAAAGTGAACCAGACACGTTCCTACAACAAAGAGTTACTAGCACAAAAGACCAGTATTGCTGAGGTTGAGGAATCCTGTTTTAGAAACATAAACCCAAAAGACAGGAAAGTAACAATTACATTATATGATCAATAATGAGTCAACTCTATATTGGGTGTTGCAGAAGCACAGAGATGGTGGAAAAGACTAGAGTTGGAGAATGTCTCCCAAAGGCAGTGGTCTATGAACTCTGCACTGGCTTTGGAAAGAGCAGAACATGTTCAGGAAACACAGCATGTGAACACAGCTGAAGGAACAGAAGCACCTTGTTTTGAAGAACCACTGAAGGACTTAAACAGGAGAATTTCATGGTtagatttgtgtttgtgtgtttttttaagtaaactctacacccaatatggggcttgtactcacaacATGGAGATCAAGAGTGGTATACCACATATACAACTTCCAACCGAGccagatttgtatttttaaaaagagaaatctagCACAAGTATGGAGGGTGGCtcgaagaaaagaataaagagaccACTGCAGTAGTCTAGATGAAAAAACAAAGCCCTGCACTAGCCAATGACAGTGGGGTGAAAAGGAGGGAACAGAGGACAAGGATGTAAGAAGCGGCATCCTTTAGGCTCAGTGATTGActgcaaaaggaaaagagattttgGCATCATTAACCAGCACACAGAATACTGAAGAAGGAGCTGGTTCcagccagaaagagaaggagggctATTAGTGAGGTCGAATGCCTGAGCAAATCTGAATAAAGAGTCCACAGGCACAACAGGATTTAGACACAACAGGCACAACAGACCTGAAGGGACAGCAAGGCtagaaaatacagatttgggGAAGCCATGCACGGTTGTGATGAAAGAGGAGGGTTTGGGTGAGGTTGCCTACCTGGGATTTCCTTCTgcaattatatgtataattttaggTCTACATGCAGGTATGTATTTTTCCTGATGGGGGGAGTGGGCACCCAGTTTTCAGATTCTCAACAGCATCCAGGACAgttaagaactaaaaatatagcaggaaaagagaataaaacacaaCCCCTGGGATAACTGGTAGGTGCAAGAAGAGGAATGCTGatcctgtattatttttcaaatgtcatcttttatAGCTAGGACtttgagggagggaaaaggagcaCAGTAGGCTAATGTGGTTTTCCCGCAGGAAAATTAGTCTCTTATCAAGGACTAATAATTTCTAGAAGTGACTGCATAGTTCTGTGAAAACCAACAGGACACTCCGTGTAACTTAccgtgtctttctttttctccttgatcTGTGTTAGGGTTCTCTTGTTTGACTGTAGTTTGTCTGCATTGAAATTAATATACAAACCACCCAACTGCTTGATACTCATACCAGGGTCTATGCTGCTGCTTGTCAACTTCAGACTGAAAGAGAAACAATCACTTAAAGATCaagtaatcaaataaaaatggaaacaactgagactgtatttttatttttattgtttttttaaaactttttttgagagagtgtgtgagtgagtgggggagggggtcgcagagagagagggagagagagaatcccaagcaggctctgtgctgtcagtacacaacccaacgcggggctcgaactaacaaaccgtgaggatcatgacctgagctgaagtcagatgcttaaccgactgagccactaggtgccccgaaactatatttttaaaatcacctttttctttctctcctttattgCCAATGACCTCTCCccctacaaaaaaaagaaaaatcttacttTTACAATGGATTCTGAAAAACTGAATACATGTTTTAAATCTAATACAACCATTTAGAAGAACATTCTAggatgaataatgaatgaaaaaagtttttttgatttCCTAGATTTTCTTAAAGATTAAGACCACATAATATGCCAATGTACTTCATAAaggaattttataaagaaaagaattacagaaaagaaGAGATACATCTGGCAGTTTAGCTCAACTTCATACACAGGCAGTGAGTTAACAAATATACACCTGCCATCGCTAATAACAATGAGAAAGGTTTTGAACTTCCAAGTTACCCAAACTTAAAACGTTTTCCTGGGTAACTAAGGGCATTTGGTAATGCTTCTAAATCAGTGAGTTTTAAACAGTAATGAGTATCTGTATTTCCCactgaaggtttttaaaaatatagaagtcATATTCCAGGATCTACCAAATCGGAATCTTCTACAGTTGGGTCTGGGCTCCTGCTATATTTATGTAATAAGAATTTCTACTTTTATATTACTGAAAGGTCCTGTTTATAAGCAAATACATTTGGACTTAAAGTTACTTTCTTACCTAATTATTCATATAAACAGCAGTTGAAAGCTTTGATCAATCTCTACTGGAAAGTGAAATCACTACTGTAGTGGTttggcagtgattctcaaccctaAAGGTACATCAGAATTATCCTGGAGGAgagtgactttaaaaaataataaatatgcctGCGGCTAGCCTCAGAGGTTTATTTCATTGGTTTAGAGTGAAGACTGGGCATCCATTAATGTATAGGCCCTTACCAAGGATGTCTGTATTTCCAGTGGATACACTGCCACCAGGGACCTGTgcctagaaaaacaaatttaaaagagaaaacaaaagaaactaaagaaatagCCCCAAACATTGGTACTTTTCAATGGGTGACAGATTATAGGTGATTATTTTTCCTCcagcttttctctatttttcaactTGTCTATGATCCgcatggaggaaaagaaaaaaaaaaaagttcctttccTTTCATGTTGTTCTTAACTATCATGTAGGAAAATCTTTAATAGATTTCTAATAGGTCACTGGTGGGAGAAATACGACTAACAAAGGCACACACAGAGACCAGGGAAATGGGGGATAAAAGAGCTCTTTCATAAAGAACCtgaggcaggggctcctgggtggctcagtccggtaagtggctgacttgtgctcaggtcataatctcacagtctgtgagttggagccccacatctggctccctgctgttagggcagagcctgcttcagatcctcccccccccccacccccttccccgctcatgctctctcaaaaataaacaaacattaaaagaaagaagaagaacatGAGACAGTAATTTTCTCAATTCCcttgatttcttttatatttttatggtaaaTTAGCCACTTGAAGTATGTATCAaaaacctacttttaaaaataaaggtaaaacttACAGTTTAGACTTTGTGCTATTTAATAAGTCGTCTTCATCACTAAAGTCATCATCTTTATTTCTGTCAAGGTCTGATGGTTCTTCacttttttcatcttcttccccctcttcttcctcagtgGCAACCTCACTTGCCTTGTCTCCCTCATCCAGGTAAAAATGTTTATCAGTACTCAGTCCGGGAGTTGTGTCGATTACAAACAATGGGTTGTCACAAGACATATTTTCTGAGTCTCCATTTAATGACTCCTTTTGACCATTATTTTCAACAAAACACACAGTGTCCTCTTCGTTCTCACTGTTTTCAGACTGCTGGCTCTCATCACTGCTGAGCACTAATAAAACAGAATCACCTTtatccagagatgtgttgagctCAGACTTGAACAGTTTGGTTTCGCTCTCAAAATCTATATCCCTTTCGTCATTCATGTCTTCATGGATACCTTTGACCGTGCACTCTTCTTCTtcatcactaccaccaccaaaTTCTGTCAGGTCACTTGTTTTTatggtgttctttctctcttcattccATCTGTCCACTTCTACCACTGCAAATGTCTGAGCTAACGATTTCATTATAGCCTCACAGTTCAGATGTGAGGACTCTGATGTAGTTTTGTTATTTTGGGGGGTTGACTGCCTCTGAGAAACTAACTGCTGAATGTCAGTGTCCTGAGGTTCAGAAAGGCTCTCCAACTgagaatttttctcatttctttctttctcctcctctaccATTCCTTTGGATTCTTCATCTAAATtcttacaattttgttttgttacttctTTGAGAGGTACAACACTGGCCTGTTTTTCCTCTCTTAGATTAGAATGTTGACGTTTTTgcactgctttttttccccctgaatttcTGTGGAAGGAATCATCAAAGTCTTTATAAGTTTCATTACTATAGAAATTTGGCTTATTTATCTGAGAAAGAGATCTTGCAAGTAAACAAGCTGTTTGTCTGGTATCTGAATCCTCTGAATTCGTTGGCAAATTTATAATCTGCTTTTCAGTTTCTGGTACAACGTTAGTATATTTCTCCTCAGTTTGTGACTGTAATTTCTTCTGCATACTTCTTGTTGTTCTCATAGTTGTAacttcagaaaatgaagaaatgtctgAGTATGATGATTCAGCATCAGAAATAATTTCTGCATATAATTCTTGGTTTGGCTCACTTAGGGATTTAGCCTTACTTCTTCTAGTTCTTGTAGTTATTAATGTGGGCGGCACAATTCTAGAAATACCTGAGACATGTGATTCAGCTTCAGAGTCATCGTCTTCTTCAGCATGAGACTGATTTATTGGAGTTATTTTCAGCCTTTTCCTAACACTAGACACCGGGGTGCATGCAACCAAGATCTGCCGTCTCCTAGTTACTCTTAAGATGGGATCCTGGAGCTCAGACACAGAAGAACAATCTGACTCTGCCTCAGAGGTCTCTCCATCAGTATACGGCTTGTTTATCTCTGGTAATGAGACTGTAGTTCcgctcttcctctttctgcttttaGGAGTTCTAGGGACTGGACTTTGTTTCCTCGTGGTTTGTGATTCAGCAGTAGTTGGGTCAACAGGTggagattctttcctgctttttggaTGTGCCTGAATTCTTTTAGCAGAATTCTGGAAGTCAGAACAAATACACTGTCATTTAGGTAGGGCTGGAATTAGGGCAAAGCGAGTGAAATACTCCTCTCAGGAGCAAATTTTAAGAGGGCACTAAAAAACTCCAGTGAGATTAATACAAagacaaccaccaccaccacccacaattaaagaaaaaaaaaatcaacttaaataCTGGATCTGCCCCTGCATTTGCAGGACCCTTCCTCATAACAACGAGTACCCatgattttagaaagtaaaaataaaaaacacattggATCTGACTCTACATTTGGAGGaccctgcctcagtctcctccccaAGACCTAGATCTAACTTTAGGGACAAAACAAGTAATTGAAAATTTTCTGCACTGAGTTATCAAATGCCAAATATGCTTGGTGGACCTGCAttccgacacacacacacacacaggagaagagagaagaagggaaatactAACTCTGAGCACAGATGTGtttaggaacacacacacacaccagtggaATCAGTCTCCCTTACCTTCACGTACCTAAAGGAATTAACGCTCCATTCCCTTGGCCGCACAATCAGACCAGCGGACCACTAGCGCCACTAACAGCCACCAGGCGGCGTCACTGAAGCTCTCCCCCACGCCGAAATAAAGTGCTGAGGCCATTACCAGCTCCCCCACGTGAAAACGGTCACCTTCTTTTCACCCTCATCAGACTCGTATTTGGTTGCCGAAATTAATCCTCCTTCGTACTGTGCTAACAGGTTAAAAGGCCGCAGCCGTGCACCTGCATTACGGAGGTGTACTGCCCGAAGCAAGTTACCTGACTTCTCTGTTCCCTGCTGAGGACTGCCTTAAAAGATCACAGCGAGGACCGAAGAGGTAGCTACGGGCTTGGCAACGGGCCTGAAACAGGGCAGCGTGCGACCGGCTGGGGCCCTTCCCGCCGCTCGTCCTCACGCTGCTCCGCCGGGCCTGCGCGCCGCCCTACCACCCAAGCGCCGTTCTGCGAAGCGGCGGGCAGAAATGACGGCACGCTGCGACCCCTACCTTCTGCTGGGAGTCTTCAGCCAACGTGGCTTGGATCGTGGCCTGAGGCCGTCCGGACCTGGTTACCACCATCTTCCCGGCTCGCGGCCACCTCGGTTCCGGCGCCCCGGAAGTGCGTCAAAGAAGCGACTTGCTAGCCTTTCCCGCGAGGATTCCGGAACTAGCGAGACTCTCGTGCCAGTCTCCGGCCCACGGACCTAGAAATTCTCAAAGCCACGGCTTCTAGCGTTCGCTGCGGTGTTTGCTGTGGAGGACTGATCCACCGGCCTTCTGCAGGGAGTGACCTTCGTGGCGGCGGCGGAACCCGCAGTGACCGAGGGCCCCGTGCCAGTTTCACACAAAACTGGAAAATTGCATCTTCTTTCCAACTTCATCCATCCTCTTATTTGGCAGTTCTAAAGGTCTTAATGTAGTCATGGGTGTGACCGAAGGAATCATTTGCATTGtttataataccttttttttttttttcaacatcctGCCCTTATTCGTACAGTTAAATAGTAATAACATTGAAAGACTCTTTGAGGTAAAGATGTATTTGTTAAATGTCTCAGAAACACGGAGACTAGTTAGGAAGCTGTGTGATCTAAAGGTGGGATGGTAACTAGTGATCggaaataagcagaaaagaagaaatgtaaattgtAAAGGAGAGCgatcgttttgttttgttttgtttttgttgcagtGAAGGAAATGACCAGAATCAAAAGgcgtttcattttcttttaggaTGAAGGATGGAGACCTAGAATATATCTGAGGAGAATGGAAAAGGATTGAAGTAGGTAAACGGATATTGGAAGTGAGAAAGGATGAATGCCTCATCAAATCTATTCTTTACTGTTTTATAAGAGAAAACCAATTTCTCTTACTGTCACAAAACATACTTAAGTGGGCACATTGCCATCTAGCTAAATAGGTCCTTTCGGTAGCTTCCCTTACAGCCAAATGTGGCTAAATTTTGGCCAATTACATACAAATTAAGGGTTGTGTAGTTATTTAGGGACTACATGAAAAGTAGGGATTTTTCATATAGGGACTATATGAAAAGAGAGGAGGTCCTCCCTGccttctttaattcatttttctccctgGAAAGCTATATTCTCCGGTTTCATGCAGCAAGTTTGTGCCATGAGGATAAAGCCAAACTTTAGGGATGGCAgagcagtgagaaagaaaaagtgagtcCCTGACAACTGATGGAGCTGCCATTTCAGTCCTAAACAGCCTACTTCTAGATCTGTTTCACCTGAGAGAAAtacctgtgtttttattttttttctttttcaagtttttatttaaatcccagttaacatacagtgtaatactagtttctaGTGTAGAacttagtgactcatcacttaaaCTGTCATCTGGagattttctgttacttgcagctgaGCCTAATCCCTACtgaagaatggaataaaaaatagaaatggaggagTTAGTCACAAAAGAATGCTCCTTCCTttgaggcaggagggaagagtTGATATCAAGcacagagagaatgtgaatgCAAGGAAATtaaaggggaggaaagaagaggggctTTTGGATGGATAACCTCAATTTTCTCTGTAAATAGAAGATTCATCTACTTAGAGGAATGGAAAAGGTTTAGACTGACTCTTATGGGGAATGTGGTAAAACAAAGGAGGAATTTTAGTATGGCCAAGTAGCAATGAGACTATGTAaggaagaacataaaagaaaacaggctAGATTTAAAGACAAGATAGAATGCTGTAGAGGAAGGAAAACGAACCTATTGGAGGTGGGTAGTGGAGATCAAAAGCATGGAGGACAAAATGTCAATTATAGTAATAGCAATGAGCTCGAATTTGCTGggtactaagtgctttacatgcattaactGTACAACTTTAACACGAACAAATTCATGAAAATAGCAATTAAGATCATAGGAGTGGGTATAGAAAATTGGGAAGTATTAGAAAATCAATGTGTAATGTTCACTTGTAAGTATAGCCcctttaaagtaaaacaaataggggcacctgggtggctcagttggttaaacaactgactttggctcaggtcatgatctcactgcttatgagttggagccctgcattgggctctgtgctgacagttcagagactggagcctgcttcggatcctgtgtgtctctctctctcaaaaataaataaaacattaaaaaaaaaaaaacaaataaaacccccaaACATTACAATCTTAACAAGctcaagaaacaaaatgcaaaaattaaaatggaagtaCATATTCATAATCTGAGAAGACTGAGCTGGGCTACTATAAACAGTCTGCTGATAATAGGCAAAACTGTGATGTGTTCTGTTTTTATGTGGGCTAATCAGGTCTGCCATGTTTCTATTTCTACCTTTATTGCCTACCCTCTTTATCCAAGGTGGATTTAGGGCCAATTCAGTATACCCAATTTTAGTTAGATATAGTATGAAAATACAGTAGTTATCACTCAGGCTCAAAGGGAAATTCTCCCTTGATAATATTTTACTAATTAAACCTTTAAACTGAAGGTTTGAATCTCCCTGGAACTTCAAGCATTAACCAAAAGATGGGGGTTTTAGTTCATGAGCCTTCTAAAACTAAATACTATTTGTAACCATTctgtattaaataatataaaacactaaAGTTTGGCTTGTAAGATGGTCCCCAATGGTCCAGTCTCCCAAGTTTCAAACCTTTGAATGTGGACTGGACTTACAATGAAAGGAATAACAAGTGATACATATCTATTTTATGATTAGATTACAAAAAAAAGCTGGCTTCCATCTTGCAGTCTCACTTGTTCATTTTGTGGGAAGCCAGTTGCTTGTTATGAGTTGCCCTTTGGAGACACCATGTGgcaaggaagtgagggaggcctCTTGGCCTATAGCCAACCAGGAACTCATTCCAGCCAACAACCATATGAGCAAGCTTGGAAGTAGACCAACCTCAATCAAGTATATACATGAGACTGTAATTCCagctgatacttttttttttaatgtttatttttgagagggagacagagtggagtgggggaagggcagagagagagggagaacagaatctgaaacaggctccaagctctgagctgtcagcacagagcctgacgtggggctcaaacttgggaacagtgagatcgtgacctaggccCAAGAT belongs to Panthera tigris isolate Pti1 chromosome C1, P.tigris_Pti1_mat1.1, whole genome shotgun sequence and includes:
- the DNTTIP2 gene encoding deoxynucleotidyltransferase terminal-interacting protein 2, which encodes MVVTRSGRPQATIQATLAEDSQQKNSAKRIQAHPKSRKESPPVDPTTAESQTTRKQSPVPRTPKSRKRKSGTTVSLPEINKPYTDGETSEAESDCSSVSELQDPILRVTRRRQILVACTPVSSVRKRLKITPINQSHAEEDDDSEAESHVSGISRIVPPTLITTRTRRSKAKSLSEPNQELYAEIISDAESSYSDISSFSEVTTMRTTRSMQKKLQSQTEEKYTNVVPETEKQIINLPTNSEDSDTRQTACLLARSLSQINKPNFYSNETYKDFDDSFHRNSGGKKAVQKRQHSNLREEKQASVVPLKEVTKQNCKNLDEESKGMVEEEKERNEKNSQLESLSEPQDTDIQQLVSQRQSTPQNNKTTSESSHLNCEAIMKSLAQTFAVVEVDRWNEERKNTIKTSDLTEFGGGSDEEEECTVKGIHEDMNDERDIDFESETKLFKSELNTSLDKGDSVLLVLSSDESQQSENSENEEDTVCFVENNGQKESLNGDSENMSCDNPLFVIDTTPGLSTDKHFYLDEGDKASEVATEEEEGEEDEKSEEPSDLDRNKDDDFSDEDDLLNSTKSKLLKLTSSSIDPGMSIKQLGGLYINFNADKLQSNKRTLTQIKEKKKDTLLQKTIITPDFEKNYCVPPYSESKYQLQKKRRKERQKSAGDGWFGMKAPELTDELKNDLKTLKMRASMDPKRFYKKNDRDGFPKYFQIGTIVDNPADFYHSRIPKKQRKRTIVEELLADSEFRRYNRRKYSEIMAEKAANAAGKKFRKKKKFRN